Proteins from one Prinia subflava isolate CZ2003 ecotype Zambia chromosome 4, Cam_Psub_1.2, whole genome shotgun sequence genomic window:
- the SHISA8 gene encoding protein shisa-8 isoform X1, giving the protein MVPRSRGRMEPSYVVGICCLVLLKPGRVWSGEPSTGGPGESGNSSQAPPPETTVPAPTGAPPPGGDRCRGYYDVMGQWDPPFNCNAGIYQYCCGTCGYRFCCQFKPGRLDQSGCSNYDTPNWVNTGQPPARVDETPEDPTRDKTNMIVYIICGVVAIMVLVGIFTKLGLEKAQGPQTEMTVSRTLTDLLKQPGHSPSENMDSLMGGVQVLLDEGLAQEPPRNSTDKLPLNNAVAIAPSLGRPHSHSKRLPLASSLALSAPDYTSYTTLKVGGECHVGWDGGWGQKNQVREGHRAHKGAQAAQASQFPNTPRVAAYSRNSAAPPPLHQTAVLPSQSVPGVPHRSTTLSSQLAPRIPHRPEALPSPSGFRIHMDTLPSNRFPRISQKHYPASSLPICPPANQHSESLLQAHSSLLHHCTLPSLPVPAEGTVPGGVTLHTCPHRECH; this is encoded by the exons ATGGTCCCCCGGAGCCGCGGGCGGATGGAGCCGAGCTACGTCGTGGGTAtctgctgcctggtgctgctgaagcCAGGCCGGGTGTGGAGCGGCGAGCCCAGCACCGGGGGACCCGGGGAGAGCGGGAACAGCAGCCAGGCACCGCCGCCGGAGACTACGGTCCCCGCGCCCACCGGAGCGCCACCACCGGGGGGGGACCGCTGCCGCGGGTACTACGACGTGATGGGGCAGTGGGACCCGCCGTTCAACTGCAACGCCGGCATCTACCAGTACTGCTGCGGGACATGCGGGTATCGCTTCTGCTGCCAGTTCAAGCCCGGGCGGCTGGACCAGAGTGGCTGCTCCAACTACGACACCCCCAACTGGGTCAACACGGGCCAGCCGCCTGCCCGGGTGGATGAGACACCCGAGGACCCCACTCGTGACAAGACCAACATGATCGTTTACATCATCTGCGGTGTGGTGGCCATCATGGTGCTGGTGGGCATCTTCACCAAGCTGGGCCTGGAGAAGGCACAGGGTCCTCAGACAGAGATGACCGTCTCCAG GACACTGACAGATCTGCTGAAGCAGCCAGGTCACAGCCCTTCTGAGAACATGGACAGCCTCATGGGGGGTGTGCAGGTCCTGCTGGATGAAGGGCTGGCCCAGGAGCCTCCCAGAAACAGCACAG ACAAACTACCCTTGAACAACGCAGTGGCCATTGCCCCCTCACTGGGGCGGCCCCATAGCCACAGCAAGCGCCTGCCACTGGCTAGCAGCCTGGCCCTGTCAGCCCCGGACTACACTTCCTACACCACCCTAAAGGTTGGAGGTGAGTGCCATGTGGGGTGGGATGGTGGCTGGGGGCAAAAAAACCAAGTGAGGGAGGGGCACAGGGCTCACAaaggggcacaggcagcacaagcATCCCAGTTTCCAAATACTCCTAGGGTGGCTGCTTATAGTAGAaattctgcagctcctccaccGCTCCACCAGactgctgtgctgcccagccagTCAGTGCCTGGGGTCCCCCACAGATCCACTACGCTTTCCAGTCAACTAGCACCCAGGATCCCACACAGACCTGAAGCACTGCCTAGCCCATCAGGGTTCAGGATCCACATGGACACACTGCCCAGCAATCGGTTCCCCAGGATCTCCCAAAAGCACTACCCAGCCAGTTCATTGCCAATATGCCCCCCAGCCAATCAGCACTCAGAATCTCTCCTACAAGCCCATTCCAGCCTTCTCCACCACTGCACCCTCCCTAGTCTCCCCGTGCCAGCAGAAGGGACTGTCCCTGGAGGGGTGACACTGCACACTTGTCCCCACAGAGAGTGCCACTGA
- the SHISA8 gene encoding protein shisa-8 isoform X2, whose product MVPRSRGRMEPSYVVGICCLVLLKPGRVWSGEPSTGGPGESGNSSQAPPPETTVPAPTGAPPPGGDRCRGYYDVMGQWDPPFNCNAGIYQYCCGTCGYRFCCQFKPGRLDQSGCSNYDTPNWVNTGQPPARVDETPEDPTRDKTNMIVYIICGVVAIMVLVGIFTKLGLEKAQGPQTEMTVSRTLTDLLKQPGHSPSENMDSLMGGVQVLLDEGLAQEPPRNSTDKLPLNNAVAIAPSLGRPHSHSKRLPLASSLALSAPDYTSYTTLKVGESATEDFYRRFRGLEPSPASTLTFPAETSVLAEGCPLPKAKGPKVPGGLAFPGAWERGPHRGPRRPGLAPLRPEGPPEAFGPSTSYGQKPHHLATKSKTEVTV is encoded by the exons ATGGTCCCCCGGAGCCGCGGGCGGATGGAGCCGAGCTACGTCGTGGGTAtctgctgcctggtgctgctgaagcCAGGCCGGGTGTGGAGCGGCGAGCCCAGCACCGGGGGACCCGGGGAGAGCGGGAACAGCAGCCAGGCACCGCCGCCGGAGACTACGGTCCCCGCGCCCACCGGAGCGCCACCACCGGGGGGGGACCGCTGCCGCGGGTACTACGACGTGATGGGGCAGTGGGACCCGCCGTTCAACTGCAACGCCGGCATCTACCAGTACTGCTGCGGGACATGCGGGTATCGCTTCTGCTGCCAGTTCAAGCCCGGGCGGCTGGACCAGAGTGGCTGCTCCAACTACGACACCCCCAACTGGGTCAACACGGGCCAGCCGCCTGCCCGGGTGGATGAGACACCCGAGGACCCCACTCGTGACAAGACCAACATGATCGTTTACATCATCTGCGGTGTGGTGGCCATCATGGTGCTGGTGGGCATCTTCACCAAGCTGGGCCTGGAGAAGGCACAGGGTCCTCAGACAGAGATGACCGTCTCCAG GACACTGACAGATCTGCTGAAGCAGCCAGGTCACAGCCCTTCTGAGAACATGGACAGCCTCATGGGGGGTGTGCAGGTCCTGCTGGATGAAGGGCTGGCCCAGGAGCCTCCCAGAAACAGCACAG ACAAACTACCCTTGAACAACGCAGTGGCCATTGCCCCCTCACTGGGGCGGCCCCATAGCCACAGCAAGCGCCTGCCACTGGCTAGCAGCCTGGCCCTGTCAGCCCCGGACTACACTTCCTACACCACCCTAAAGGTTGGAG AGAGTGCCACTGAGGACTTCTACAGGCGGTTCAGGGGGCTGGAGCCATCGCCTGCCAGCACACTGACCTTCCCAGCTGAGACGTCAGTGCTGGCCGAGGGCTGCCCCCTGCCCAAGGCCAAGGGCCCCAAGGTGCCAGGGGGTCTGGCCTTCCCAGGGGCCTGGGAGAGGGGCCCCCATCGTGGCCCCCGCCGTCCGGGCCTGGCTCCCCTGCGCCCTGAGGGACCACCCGAGGCCTTTGGCCCCTCCACCTCGTATGGGCAGAAACCCCACCATCTCGCCACCAAAAGCAAGACTGAGGTCACTGTCTGA